A DNA window from Aspergillus nidulans FGSC A4 chromosome I contains the following coding sequences:
- a CDS encoding putative intracellular protein transport protein (Sat1) (transcript_id=CADANIAT00006699), whose amino-acid sequence MSSDIQVFVKWKDQSIFAGEDVECTITFKNVAERSEDLNNAQSPHLRKQSRAAVTPRSESFSLRLPSNPFRNPNRRSYPVSPGKSPSHRISSSVSSPLIGSHSFPPPSTPRTGPSAGHKHKRSVSILSIDSEGGNSSIVGDKAPRTPSQLTHSRPVRGHGRSASLQVVPKRYEGYEDNAKGLRSPIRGFLSSEYPMQPSPGGTRVDMDVMKPSGSSGAPSPVRPTPQIRTPGRRPQLPPIDFKFPPAPENDTSTGPSPGTPLTTTRDSSSLAAPGQMSQSKVLSASSLSGSHRSSTEFYSLSNNSTETLQSEYTNYSNPMLRAGYSRHNRHMSSMESALPVPNGQALLMGYAQISASFTVDGSLINQSAFDEVKRQGMVGGARNGGAANSRPASSSGKNRKGGGFWGALNWNSIEESISGLLSNNDLDGLRDMRGVSSSRSIPLLSTPQSLLFVDLRLAPGEEQSFSFAFTLPSGLPASHKGKAIKISYNLVIGTQRPSGSHEPQKVNRISIPFRVFSGVNAQGEIIGHDLMRPYVILRDEARVQKIGSAPPMTAKAESISRPAWTSAPEFLSYVDEILEQRSRSSSLKLPSTLAERRASYDLTGGPLSCKDAIDLAILRSNQTINSSQSPNRFEIARGGRRIAVVVLNRPAHRLGETLIATVNLADAALPCYALRATLESSEKVAPHLAVRSGASIRRATRRVHASFFEITLYSTRVVFSPAIPISATPTTLTSGVNVEWELRFEFVTTNTRGQLGAGPSGVRLLETVSEDERGATMSALEHVGCESFEVAIPITIYGETVRERLPEENEGYPI is encoded by the exons ATGTCATCGGACATACAGGTCTTTGTTAAATGGAAAGACCAGTCTATCTTTGCCGGAGAAGATGTGGAATGCACCATTACCTTCAAGAACGTTGCGGAGAGGAGCGAAGACCTCAATAATGCGCAATCGCCCCATCTCAGGAAGCAGTCCCGGGCTGCAGTCACCCCTCGCTCGGAGTCTTTCTCCCTACGACTTCCGTCTAATCCCTTCAGAAATCCCAATCGCCGGTCATACCCCGTTAGTCCTGGGAAGAGTCCGTCCCATCGCATTTCCTCCTCCGTGAGTTCGCCGTTGATCGGCTCTCACAGCTTCCCGCCCCCGTCCACGCCGCGAACTGGGCCATCGGCTGGCCACAAACACAAAAGATCCGTATCCATACTGTCTATTGATAGCGAAGGAGGGAATTCCAGCATTGTGGGCGATAAAGCACCGAGGACTCCATCCCAATTGACTCATTCAAGACCAGTGAGGGGCCATGGACGCTCCGCGAGTCTCCAAGTCGTACCAAAAAGATATGAAGGTTACGAGGACAATGCGAAAG GGTTACGGAGCCCAATTCGCGGCTTTCTATCGTCTGAATACCCTATGCAGCCATCCCCTGGGGGAACGAGGGTAGACATGGATGTAATGAAACCGAGCGGTTCTTCTGGGGCTCCAAGCCCTGTAAGGCCAACACCACAAATACGCACGCCAGGACGGAGACCACAGTTACCACCGATAGATTTCAAGTTTCCCCCTGCCCCGGAGAACGACACGAGTACGGGGCCTAGCCCCGGAACACCCTTGACGACAACCCGAGACTCTTCTAGTTTGGCCGCTCCAGGGCAGATGTCACAGTCAAAAGTCCTGTCAGCTTCCAGTCTGAGTGGAAGCCACAGGAGCAGTACAGAATTCTACTCCCTCAGCAACAATTCCACCGAAACTCTACAGTCAGAGTACACAAATTATTCAAATCCCATGCTTCGAGCAGGTTATTCGCGCCACAACAGGCATATGTCTAGCATGGAGTCAGCACTGCCGGTTCCCAACGGGCAGGCACTTCTCATGGGTTATGCGCAAATAAGCGCGTCGTTCACAGTAGACGGCTCGCTCATCAATCAATCTGCTTTCGACGAGGTTAAGCGGCAAGGTATGGTTGGCGGTGCAAGGAATGGCGGCGCAGCGAATTCGAGGCCTGCTTCGTCCAGCGGTAAAAATCGAAAAGGCGGGGGTTTCTGGGGCGCTTTGAATTGGAATTCGATAGAAGAATCAATCAGTGGCTTGCTTTCCAACAATGACCTCGACGGCCTTCGAGATATGCGAGGTGTGTCCTCATCAAGATCTATTCCTTTGTTGTCGACCCCTCAATCACTTCTCTTTGTGGACCTTCGACTGGCCCCAGGCGAGGAGCAGTCTTTCTCCTTCGCGTTTACTTTACCTAGCGGTCTTCCGGCAAGCCACAAGGGGAAGGCCATCAAGATATCCTACAATCTGGTTATTGGAACACAGCGACCTAGTGGGAGTCACGAGCCTCAAAAGGTGAACCGTATCAGCATACCGTTCCGTGTCTTTAGTGGTGTCAATG CTCAAGGAGAAATCATTGGACACGACCTGATGCGTCCTTATGTAATTTTGCGTGATGAGGCCAGGGTGCAGAAAATTGGCTCTGCCCCCCCAATGACTGCGAAGGCTGAGAGTATAAGTCGCCCGGCATGGACTTCAGCTCCCGAGTTCTTATCATATGTGGATGAAATTCTCGAACAACGGTCTCGCTCCAGTTCTCTCAAACTGCCAAGCACGCTCGCTGAAAGGCGGGCGAGTTACGATTTGACAGGGGGACCGTTGTCTTGCAAAGACGCCATTGACCTTGCCATCCTCCGAAGTAATCAAACGATCAACTCGTCACAGAGTCCGAATCGGTTCGAGATTGCGCGTGGAGGACGTCGAATTGCTGTTGTAGTGCTTAACCGACCAGCCCATAGGCTCGGCGAAACCCTCATTGCAACAGTGAATCTAGCTGACGCAGCACTTCCATGTTATGCACTAAGAGCGACATTGGAGAGCTCTGAGAAAGTCGCCCCGCATTTGGCGGTGCGGTCTGGCGCCAGTATTCGACGAGCGACGCGCCGAGTCCATGCGTCTTTTTTCGAGATTACTCTTTATTCCACTCGAGTTGTTTTCAGCCCCGCGATCCCGATATCTGCCACTCCTACAACACTCACAAGCGGTGTCAACGTCGAATGGGAGTTACGGTTCGAATTCGTGACAACAAACACCCGGGGTCAGCTGGGTGCCGGGCCTTCAGGTGTGCGACTGCTAGAGACGGTATCTGAGGATGAACGGGGCGCTACTATGTCGGCTCTGGAGCATGTAGGCTGCGAGTCGTTCGAGGTTGCAATTCCCATCACAATATATGGAGAAACTGTGCGAGAGCGCTTGCCTGAGGAGAACGAGGGGTACCCTATATAA
- a CDS encoding WD40 repeat domain-containing protein (transcript_id=CADANIAT00006697) — protein MANNALSVKSKTAGSNHSLRGAPSNSPTIRPPTRSAKPSPYQSALSLQTVIGTTTTTPNGFSFHDQSNSFAFCAGSAGVLAELDEDNNANQRFFRARPTASSINPVISFYNQCTPPATPDARTRSLPGIKATPHNGSYNGSPSMEIVDSSPRAWSSRERVKAVTCVAISPNGRFLALGETGYNPRVLVFSTAKDAPSDIPLTILTDHSFGVRALAWSPNSQYLATLGDVNDGFLFVWSVSLKNGSAKLHSTNKCTTVVRDMTWLGQALITVGVRHVKVWRLPDIRPVSPSKSRTNTGDAPNIATPKALSGRNCVLHTLADSTFTSVVGISDSEAIVGTDMGALCLIDDNDGTAKLTLIQYVGFSITSLTADSDRACIWIGGRGRRMRRLPFESLRPSSNLPSPRTLNRLSAEIKSRGPAITCIGSLSSHLVTVDGTRAINIYPIEKLKGEDEQCNLGDTMPAHRDSVLGVGPLKTPNYLEADFFTWSCRGVVKFWNIQGKCRDSRTILAEPLAGSEDDAVNELKILRATTDMGLFFSGDKVGVLRVFQGPMWECVGEVRAHGGEVTDIAILETSDSCVVASSGRDRMVQLFERRNDNLQLIQTMDDHVGAVNQLLFVNGGERLLSSSADRTILVRERVTRDDEGVTAIAYLVSKAITLRSSPVSLSLSPDDPDTLVFSTVDRCVHHYDLNSGHYINSFRAADSESNDTVIMGSLTVTSAVSGQNPRLLIGASGTDKSIRVYDMEKGALLTGEFGHTEGVSDVLMLERYSDASKDSPERILVSSGIDGVVMIWNISVQLQQSQEVTHAGSNDEEDISSKEPNLSKPPLRKVLSRQDLAGYQRPEGSVLTPTPAREGPEQSPLFLRRLSKVSIVPTMKNAHLVPATPPSAPPRHSPTSSVRPERLRNSPSPPSPRSTGAKKTLESRNHNNIRCSSLDFRARSRATGKSEFGSLNMSTEQVCRTLKAYRKKLNGSTEHLHSQKELERELGLTLRILSSRAKKAEAHKAEMETDSSGKENERIPPPIPSKTGRIPRRVPSTPNLGQEKSPRYSRRRSLDGGG, from the exons ATGGCGAACAACGCATTGAGCGTGAAAAGCAAGACTGCTGGCTCGAACCATTCACTCCGGGGTGCTCCCTCGAACTCACCTACGATCCGACCGCCGACACGCTCCGCCAAACCGTCCCCGTATCAGTCTGCCTTGTCGCTCCAAACAGTAATTGGCACAACGACAACTACACCTAATGGTTTCTCATTCCACGATCAAAGCAACTCGTTTGCTTTTTGTGCTGGGTCTGCTGGTGTATTGGCAGAGTTGGACGAAGACAATAACGCGAATCAGCGTTTTTTCCGCGCACGGCCGacagccagcagcatcaacccGGTGATCTCATTTTATAACCAATGTACACCCCCGGCTACGCCTGATGCTAGAACAAGATCTCTACCAGGTATAAAAGCCACACCCCATAACGGTAGCTATAATGGCTCACCGTCAATGGAAATAGTGGACTCCAGCCCTCGTGCATGGTCGTCGAGGGAAAGGGTAAAGGCGGTTACCTGTGTGGCCATAAGCCCGAATGGAAGGTTTCTTGCTCTAGGAGAG ACGGGCTATAACCCTCGAGTCCTGGTTTTTTCAACAGCCAAAGACGCACCTTCAGACATCCCGCTCACAATCCTCACGGATCATTCATTTGGCGTTCGTGCCCTTGCATGGAGTCCGAACTCGCAGTATCTAGCAACCCTCGGGGATGTGAACGATGGGTTCCTTTTCGTATGGTCCGTCAGCCTCAAAAATGGCTCAGCGAAGCTTCATTCAACGAACAAATGCACAACCGTTGTTCGTGACATGACTTGGTTAGGCCAAGCTTTAATCAC GGTGGGAGTTAGACATGTGAAGGTTTGGAGACTTCCCGACATCAGGCCGGTTTCTCCGTCGAAGTCTCGCACAAATACCGGCGACGCTCCCAATATAGCCACGCCAAAGGCTCTTTCTGGAAGGAACTGTGTATTGCATACGCTGGCTGACAGCACATTCACTAGCGTTGTCGGCATCTCTGATTCCGAGGCTATCGTTGGCACTGATATGGGAGCACTCTGTCTTATTGATGATAACGATGGAACTGCTAAGCTTACTCTAATTCAGTACGTCGGATTCAGCATCACGTCACTCACAGCCGACTCAGACCGTGCTTGTATATGGATAGGTGGGCGTGGCAGACGTATGCGAAGGCTTCCTTTTGAGTCGCTACGACCGTCGAGCAACCTTCCGTCTCCACGCACGCTTAATCGGCTGTCTGCGGAGATAAAGTCCAGGGGGCCAGCGATTACTTGCATTGGTTCTCTTTCATCTCACCTTGTCACAGTGGATGGTACCAGAGCAATCAATATATACCCTATCGAAAAGCTTAAGGGCGAGGACGAACAATGTAACCTGGGAGACACCATGCCCGCTCATAGGGACTCTGTTCTTGGTGTAGGACCACTGAAAACACCGAACTATTTAGAGGCGGATTTCTTTACTTGGTCTTGTCGTGGTGTTGTCAAGTTTTGGAACATACAAGGCAAGTGCCGTGACTCACGGACCATCCTTGCCGAGCCGCTTGCAGGCAGTGAGGATGATGCCGTAAATGAGCTCAAGATATTACGGGCAACTACGGACATGGGTCTGTTCTTTTCCGGCGACAAAGTCGGTGTTCTACG CGTGTTCCAGGGACCAATGTGGGAGTGTGTGGGCGAAGTCAGAGCTCATGGGGGGGAAGTCACAGACATCGCAATACTTGAAACTTCGGATTCCTGCGTGGTTGCTAGCTCAGGCCGCGATCGAATGGTGCAGCTTTTCGAAAGGCGCAACGACAACCTTCAACTGATTCAGACCATGGATGACCACGTCGGCGCAGTTAATCAACTTCTTTTTGTAAACGGAGGAGAGAGGCTGCTGTCCTCATCTGCGGATCGTACAATCCTGGTGAGAGAGCGCGTTACTCGCGACGATGAAGGGGTCACTGCGATCGCCTACTTGGTATCAAAGGCAATTACCTTGAGATCATCACCGGTATCGCTGTCTCTATCCCCAGATGATCCGGACACCCTCGTTTTCTCCACAGTGGATCGCTGCGTACATCATTATGATTTGAATTCTGGTCATTATATCAACTCTTTCCGTGCGGCCGATTCCGAGTCGAATGATACTGTAATAATGGGCTCGTTGACGGTAACCTCCGCTGTTTCTGGACAGAACCCTAGATTACTCATTGGGGCTTCTGGAACAGACAAATCGATCCGTGTATATGATATGGAAAAGGGTGCCCTTCTTACAGGCGAATTCGGCCACACGGAAGGCGTCAGTGATGTTCTGATGCTGGAGAGATATTCCGATGCATCGAAAGATTCACCAGAGCGGATATTGGTGAGCTCAGGCATCGATGGGGTGGTTATGATCTGGAACATATCAGTGCAATTGCAACAGTCTCAGGAAGTTACACATGCAGGCTCcaatgacgaagaggatatttCCTCAAAAGAGCCAAACCTGTCGAAGCCTCCTCTAAGAAAAGTACTGTCTCGGCAAGACCTCGCGGGGTACCAACGACCAGAGGGTTCAGTTCTGACTCCCACCCCGGCGCGTGAAGGGCCGGAGCAGTCCCCGCTTTTCTTGCGCAGACTATCCAAGGTATCTATTGTCCCGACAATGAAAAACGCGCACTTAGTGCCAGCAACACCTCCCTCTGCACCGCCTCGTCACTCACCCACATCGTCAGTTCGCCCGGAGAGGTTGCGCAATTCGCCGTCGCCGCCCAGCCCGAGATCCACCGGCGCAAAGAAGACTCTAGAGTCACGCAACCACAACAATATCCGCTGTTCTTCCTTGGATTTTCGGGCACGGTCTCGGGCGACCGGAAAGAGCGAATTCGGAAGTTTAAACATGTCCACTGAACAGGTCTGCCGCACCCTAAAAGCATACAGAAAGAAGCTTAATGGGTCGACTGAGCATCTGCATTCGCaaaaggagctggagcgtgAGCTTGGCCTCACGTTGCGCATTCTTAGCTCTCGAGCGAAGAAAGCTGAAGCTCACAAGGCCGAGATGGAGACCGACAGCAGCGGAAAAGAAAATGAGAGGATACCACCTCCTATTCCGAGCAAAACTGGACGCATACCCCGTCGAGTTCCGTCCACACCAAACCTAGGCCAAGAGAAGTCGCCGAGATACTCCCGTCGGCGTTCTCTCGACGGAGGGGGATAA
- a CDS encoding uncharacterized protein (transcript_id=CADANIAT00006696) has product MAPLGNSGFGRLQIPQVLVEVFYSGQVDSIDRNHPWAKGAVLVQRTTQKAHPPPPQMPPPPELILDQAFLLARSEQFGFTFQYSSCMSRRRSSVACNDCVSQAVKFFLVSADEDCRQRAKKAIAVADLAGQKRRELSRLLRTNITENNGTSLLDFGFGKS; this is encoded by the exons ATGGCTCCTCTGGGTAACAGTGGCTTTGGAAGACTGCAAATTCCTcaagtgttggtggaagt ATTTTACAGCGGGCAAGTAGACAGCATTGACCGCAACCATCCTTGGGCAAAGGGAGCCGTGCTCGTCCAAAGAACAACGCAG AAAGCACATCCCCCGCCTCCTCAGATGCCTCCACCCCCTGAGTTAATCCTCGACCAAGCCTTCCTACTAGCCCGCAGTGAGCAATTCGGATTCACATTTCAATACTCGAGCTGCATGTCAAGAAGACGATCTTCAGTCGCTTGCAACGACTGCGTTTCTCAGGCGGTCAAATTCTTCCTCGTTTCTGCGGATGAAGATTGTCGTCAGAGAGCGAAGAAGGCTATTGCGGTGGCGGACTTGGCTGGCCAGAAGCGTCGGGAGCTGAGCAGGCTTCTTAGGACGAATATCACGGAAA ATAATGGAACCTCGCTATTGGATTTTGGGTTTGGGAAGAGTTAA
- the rrg9 gene encoding mitochondrial ribosome assembly protein RRG9 (transcript_id=CADANIAT00006698), with the protein MPSICPKSAMISLPTVLQSIFAFEVAPQIRNSSVRSLNRSSLRHRLRSTRTITTVSIDSIPVPSAQKPDDRVTSPSEPSLTADKSTASDTSSSNPASKATSADNSGSARRTKTNTKTSNEKQASDHENKKNIKKSAKETTASNAPKPPKEKEPWQIQKEALKRKFPTGWAPPKKLSPDAMEGIRHLHHIAPDQFTTPVLAEEFKVSPEAIRRILKSKWRPSGEELEERRKRWEKRHDRIWSHLSELGLRPKVPDYGSDADAVLYKRKSKGV; encoded by the coding sequence ATGCCTTCTATCTGCCCTAAGTCGGCGATGATCTCGCTCCCCACCGTTCTTCAATCTATATTCGCTTTCGAGGTCGCTCCACAGATTCGAAACTCGTCAGTACGGTCCCTGAACCGATCATCTCTTCGCCACCGTCTCAGAAGCACACGGACTATCACCACTGTTTCCATTGACTCGATTCCTGTCCCTTCCGCCCAGAAACCCGATGATCGAGTGACTAGCCCGAGCGAGCCTTCTCTTACCGCCGATAagtcaacagcttcagataCTAGCTCGAGCAATCCAGCCTCTAAAGCTACAAGCGCAGATAACTCAGGCTCTGCACGCCGAACGAAAACAAATACGAAGACGTCCAACGAAAAGCAAGCAAGCGATCATGAGAATAAGAAAAATATCAAGAAGTCAGCGAAGGAAACCACGGCAAGCAATGCACCGAAGCCACCTAAAGAAAAGGAACCATGGCAGATCCAGAAAGAGGCTCTGAAAAGGAAATTTCCGACTGGATGGGCACCGCCTAAAAAGCTCTCTCCTGACGCAATGGAGGGAATTCGTCATTTGCATCATATCGCGCCTGACCAATTCACGACTCCTGTCCTTGCGGAGGAATTCAAAGTGTCCCCCGAAGCTATTCGAAGAATCCTAAAGAGCAAATGGCGCCCATCAGGAGAAGAACTCGAGGAACGACGGAAACGCTGGGAGAAGCGGCATGATAGGATTTGGAGTCACCTGTCAGAGCTAGGTTTGCGACCAAAGGTTCCTGACTATGGTAGTGATGCGGATGCAGTATTGTACAAACGAAAGAGTAAAGGTGTCTAG